The Ochotona princeps isolate mOchPri1 chromosome 1, mOchPri1.hap1, whole genome shotgun sequence genome has a segment encoding these proteins:
- the TCP11 gene encoding T-complex protein 11 homolog isoform X3 produces MKMDMVNYTIQSLQPQLQEHSIQYERAKFQEQLNNQPNLLDHTTKWLTQAVADLTTPPPSGPDTPDSSSMAGTSSNESLNSVEPLSPGMVLSQGFLNLLLWDPENEEFPETLLTDRMRLQELESQLHQLTVLASVLLVASSFSGSVLFGSPQFVDKLKRITKSLMQEFNSRPEEAMETVSEQVSQEIHQSLKTMGLAALSSDSTSSLVGQLRNIAEKENCVRSVIDQRIHLFLKCCLVLGVQRSLLDLPGGLSVIETELAELGQKFVNLTHHNQRVFGPYYTEILQSLVAPAQALETKVESL; encoded by the exons ATGAAGATGGACATGGTGAACTATACAATCCAgagcctccagccccagctccaggaaCATTCCATCCAGTACGAACGGGCCAAATTCCAGGAGCAGCTCAATAACCAGCCCA ACCTCCTGGATCACACCACCAAATGGCTGACCCAGGCAGTAGCCGACCTCACCACGCCTCCCCCGTCTGGCCCGGACACTCCCGACTCCTCCAGCATGGCCGGCACCTCCTCGAATGAGTCCCTCAACAGCGTGGAGCCGCTCAGCCCAGGCATGGTGCTGTCCCAGGGCTTCCTTAACCTGCTCCTCTGGGACCCTGAAAACGAGGAGTTCCCTGAG ACACTGCTGACTGACAGAATGCGGCTGCAGGAGCTTGAGTCCCAGTTGCACCAGCTAACCGTCCTGGCCTCGGTCCTGCTGGTGGCCAGTAGTTTCTCCGGCAGTGTCTTGTTTGGCTCCCCTCAGTTTGTGGATAAACTAAAACGCATCACCAAATCCCTGATGCAGGAATTTAACTCCAG ACCTGAGGAGGCTATGGAGACTGTGAGTGAACAGGTGTCCCAGGAAATCCATCAAAGCCTCAAGACCATGGGCCTTGCTGCTCTGAGCAGCGACAGCACGTCGTCCTTGGTAGGACAACTCCGGAACATCGCTGAGAAGGAGAACTGTGTCCGCAGTGTCATTG ACCAGCGGATCCATTTGTTTCTCAAATGCTGTTTGGTTCTTGGTGTGCAGCGATCTCTGTTGGACCTTCCGGGAGGCCTTAGTGTGATTGAGACGGAGCTGGCAGAACTCGGCCAAAAGTTTGTCAACCTGACACATCACAATCAGCGGGTGTTTGGCCCCTACTACACGGAGATCCTACAGTCCCTTGTGGCCCCAGCCCAAGCGCTGGAAACAAAAGTGGAGTCTCTGTGA